A genomic segment from Glycine max cultivar Williams 82 chromosome 1, Glycine_max_v4.0, whole genome shotgun sequence encodes:
- the LOC121172609 gene encoding uncharacterized protein, with amino-acid sequence MVAEEAISADDKDTETLAQEKTEVSAAPPALQEKNGHGSSSSRSPSPPPSKGNSQATTGETFKTPVSGTRDKAQPNLNHQNAPNTSEKVKPKENTIPVSECMTNENKGVRVLILSYDLLLSY; translated from the coding sequence ATGGTTGCTGAAGAGGCAATTAGTGCTGATGATAAAGACACAGAAACTTTGGCCCAAGAGAAAACTGAAGTATCTGCTGCACCACCTGCATTGCAAGAGAAAAATGGCCACGGGAGTTCGAGTTCGAGGTCCCCAAGTCCACCTCCATCAAAAGGGAATTCCCAAGCTACAACTGGTGAAACATTCAAGACTCCTGTGAGTGGCACACGTGACAAGGCTCAGCCAAATTTGAATCATCAGAATGCTCCAAACACCAGTGAGAAAGTTAAACCAAAGGAGAACACCATTCCGGTGTCAGAATGCATGACTAATGAAAACAAGGGTGTTAGAGTTTTGATATTATCTTATGATCTTCTCTTGAGCTATTAA